CCTTTTATGCATTCCATGTACATCACGTTTTTGGATAATTGGTATGAATTTATGTTTTTCAACAATAAAATTGCGGTGCATTCCTGAAATTTTCTCTAATATTTTGATATATGGGTATTTTCATTTCTGAAGGGATGTGGGGAGAATAGGGTGCGGAATTATGTTCGGGATAAAAAATGAATTGGTGAAAATATTCTAAGAGAAATGAGGGTTTGGAAAATTATGTGTTTTATCTAATCTTCCTAAGCCTTGTCCCTGACAGGTATTGACATCTCTATGGGGATGATAAAGATCTTTCCATCGCCTGCTTCACCCGTTACTGCTACTCTCCGGATGATTTGTGTGATTTCTGCAACCTCATCATCTTCGACAACCATCTCAACTTTTACCTTTGGGATGAGGTCGACATTGACCTTTCTGCCCCGGAACTGAAGGGAAATTCCACGCTGTGCACCCCTGCCGTGAACATTTGTGACTGTCATTGCAAAGTGGCCGCCTTCATCAAGGGCAGCCTTGACATCCTCAAGCTTTTCGGGCCGTATGATTGCTTCAATCTTCTTCATTTTAAATCCTCCTTATGCCTCTACTGTCTCGCCGTGCTGGGAAATGTCCAGACCGACGTATTCTTCCTTCTCATCCACACGAAGGCCCATCACCTTGTCAACAACCTTTGCAAGAATGTATGTCACCACAAAGGCGTAGACCATGGCAGCCACTGCATCCAGCAGCTGTATGAGGAACTGATTCACATTGCCGTATATCAGACCATCAACACCGCCGATGACAGCTGTTGCAAAGATACCGGTCGCAAGAGCACCAAACAGGCCGCCAACACCGTGAACTGCCCATGCATCCAGCGATTCATCAATGCCCTTCTTCTGTCTCCACAGGAGTGCAGAATAACAGACCAGTCCGGCAAGTGCACCAATGACAATGGAGGCCTTCACGTCAACAAATCCTGCGGCAGGCGTGATTGCAACCAGCCCTGCTATTGCGCCGGATACAATACCCAGTGTTGCGGGTTTCCCCCGTATCCATGACGCGATCATCCAGGCAAGTGCACCGGCGGCAGCGGCAGTGTTTGTCACAACAAATGCGTTTGCTGCGATACCATCCGCGGCAAGTTCGCTACCTGCATTGAATCCGAACCATCCGAACCACAGCAGTGCTGCACCCAGAAGGGTGATCGGAACATTGTAGGGTTCCATCCCATACTTCCCGAAGCCCTTACGGACACCAAGAACCAGGCAGAGCGCAAGAGCTCCGAACCCTGAACTGATGTGGACGACGGTGCCACCTGCGAAATCAAGTGCACCAAGCTGCGATGCCCATCCGCCTCCCCATGCCCAGTGTGCAAGGGGATCATAGACAAGTGTTGTCCATAACAGCCCAAATACAATGAATGAACTCAGTTTTACCCGTTCAGCAACACCTGAGGTGATGATCGCAAGT
Above is a window of Methanogenium organophilum DNA encoding:
- a CDS encoding P-II family nitrogen regulator, whose amino-acid sequence is MKKIEAIIRPEKLEDVKAALDEGGHFAMTVTNVHGRGAQRGISLQFRGRKVNVDLIPKVKVEMVVEDDEVAEITQIIRRVAVTGEAGDGKIFIIPIEMSIPVRDKA
- a CDS encoding ammonium transporter produces the protein MAISSGDTAFIIICTAMVMLMTPAVGLFYGGMVRRKNIISMVGLAFVAFAVVSIQWVVFGYSLAFGPDIGGFIGGLDHFMLAGVGLDGDGIPDILFMVFQLVFAALTLAIITSGVAERVKLSSFIVFGLLWTTLVYDPLAHWAWGGGWASQLGALDFAGGTVVHISSGFGALALCLVLGVRKGFGKYGMEPYNVPITLLGAALLWFGWFGFNAGSELAADGIAANAFVVTNTAAAAGALAWMIASWIRGKPATLGIVSGAIAGLVAITPAAGFVDVKASIVIGALAGLVCYSALLWRQKKGIDESLDAWAVHGVGGLFGALATGIFATAVIGGVDGLIYGNVNQFLIQLLDAVAAMVYAFVVTYILAKVVDKVMGLRVDEKEEYVGLDISQHGETVEA